The genomic DNA TCGCGGCCCGTCATATCGTTTTATAAATAAGTCAACGAAAACGGAGATCATCGCATGAAACTGCGCTTTCAATTCCCCTCCAGGCAAGCTCTGCAAACTGTCTGGGCTGCCATAATTCTGAGTGCATCAGCGTTTTACCTCCTGCCGGCGGCTCTGGGCGGGTCTTCCGCACAAGCCCAAACCAATATGCCCCAGACCAATACGCCCCAAACTAACACACCATTGTCGGAAACCTATTCGTCCAACGAGATCGTCAATGCCGGTCACCAGTTTTTCGGTGACGTGTCAGGCGGTCTGGCCAGTGTTGTGGAACGGGCCTTTCAGAATTACGGCCTGCCAAACGCCTATATTCTGGGCGAGGAAGGATCAGGTGCCATAATTGGCGGTCTCGTCTATGGCGAAGGGCTGATGTACACCAAGGGCGCCGGCAACCACAAAGTCTTCTTTCAGGGCCCTTCCATAGGCTGGGACTTTGGCGGCAATGCCTCCCGCGTCATGATGCTGGTGTATAATTTGCCGACGGTGGATTATGCCTATCAGCGATTTGGGGGCGTTAACGGTTCAGCCTATATTGTTGGCGGCGTTGGCATGACCGTGCTGGCCAATAACAATATTATCATTGTGCCAGTGAGAGCGGGCATAGGCGCCCGGCTCGGGCTGAATATCGGCTATTTGAAATTCACACCCCAGGCGACATGGAATCCGTTTTAGTCATGCGCGTTTTGAATCTGATCTATTAGGACCATATTATGATTGAGGCAGCGCTGTATTTTGCTTTGGGTGCGCTCAGCATCAGCCTGCTTCTGTTTGCCATTCTGCCAATTGTTTCCGGCCGGGCCCGGCGTCTGGCGATTCATGAGCTGGAACGCCAGGCCCCGGTTTCGCTGTCTGAAATCACGGCCCAGAAAGACCAGATGCGGGCCCGATTTGCGGTTGAACTGAACCGCCAGGAAAAACGCGGCGACCAGTTACAGGCGGAAACCCATCTACACCTTATCGATGCCGAAAAATGGCGGGCCTATGCGGAACGCATCGAGCTTGATTTTGAAAAACTGACCCGTGACTACGCCGCTGTGAAGAAGAAGATCAGCGGCGCGGAGCTCAATTTGCAAAAGCAGAAGGAAATTGCAAAATCGGCCCTCAAAACCATGACCGGGCAGGAGAAAAAGCGGCTGTTTGCTCTGGAAGAGGAAGTCGACCAGTTGCGCGCCGAAAAAAGCACAGCAAGTGTCCGCGTCGTGTCCCTGCAGACCGAACTCAGTAATGCGCAGTCCAGAATTTCCGGAATGGAACGGCATATGCCATCGCTGGAGGAACTCAGCCTGCGCAAAGAGCTGAAGGCGCTTGCCGAGGACGTCAGTCAATATATACGCAGCGCACCGCCCCCTGCTGCAGTGCCGGCAAAGCCCGTATCTGCTCAACCCGTATCACAGCAACCTTCCGCGAATTCGCCAGCAGCAAAGCCGGACCGTCCGGATTCAGCACTGCTGGTAAAGGCGCCGCCCAAATTTCCTCTGATGACACCTGCTATTCCGGGCGCGGGCGCGTATAGCGGCAGCAAAACGGAAACAGGTGGTCCGGCTGTCCCTGCCCCGCAGCGAGCAGCGCCAAGTGGCACGGCGGCAAAGCCGCAATCGCTCACCGCATCAAGTGTGACCAAGTCGGAGACGACGGTCACCAATGCGCTTGATAAAATCCCTGAGGTGAAACCAGCACCGCAGCAGGCAGCCTTCAAGAAAGACATGGGCAACGGCGACAGCAAAAGTCGCCCCGCCGCGCCGTCTGAAAACACCGCAAAGCCAGTGCCTTCAGGTGTCATCGCGGCCGTTACCGGAAACAACAAACAGGTGTTTGCTCCTCAATCCAAAAACAATGCGGAATTGAAACCGGGTCCACAGCCCGATGCACAAACTGCGGTAGAAAAGCCCACCACCGGCCAGCCCGTCACAGCGGATACCGGCGCGGATAGTTCCGGTAAAAACAGCCCGGAAAAAACCAACCCTGAAAAAAACAAACCTGGCACAAATGCCAATGGCAGCAAACCGGAGCCTGCCTTGCCTGCTGCGGCAACGCTGGCGGCTGAGACCACAGCGCAACAATCCGACAAGGCACCGCAAAATCCCAGAAAAACCGTTAAACACGACGAAAAAGCCCGTGACGTGAAAGCCAGGGTTGTCTCCTCTTAAGAGCATTCCGCGCAAGACCTCAGCGCTAAGGGTTGGCCACATGAGCGACAAATGCGCCTCCTGTCTCTGTGTGTTTCTGCTTGGTATCGGGAGTGTTCTGGCCGCCATAGTCTCCGCTGGTGCGGAAGAGCATTCCACCGCCCGACTTCCGGTTCCCGTGACTGAGACCATGTTTCGGCCTTTTGATCCGGCCCGGGCCTTGCTGGGTCGGATGCTGTTCTATGATCCGATTATCTCCGGCAACCGCAATATTTCCTGCGCGACCTGCCATAACCCCGAGGCTGCGGGCGGCGACGGCCTGCCCCTTGGGATCGGAGAGGGCGGTTCGGGTATCGGATCAAAGCGAACCGTCGGCACCGGGGGCAACCTGATCCGACGCCGGGTCCCAAGAAATTCGCCGGCACTGTTCAATCTGGGCGCAACGGAATTCACGGCTCTGTTTTACGATGGACGTTTGGAAGCGGACAGCAAAGACCCATCCGGCTTCGACACGCCGGCAGATGAGGATACGCCGCTCGGTCTGAACGGCATCCTGGCCGCACAGGCTCTGTTTCCTCTGACGTCGCAAACGGAAATGGCGGGACAGGCCACCGAAAATGATATCGGTCGGGCAATGGAGGATATTTACGGCAATCCGTGGAACAGCGTCTGGGCAAAAGTAGAGGACCGCTTGCGCAGCATCGATACCTATCTGCCCCTGTTTCAGGCGGCCTATCCTGACATCAAAACGGCCGCAGACATTTCCATTGTGCATTACGCCAATGCGGTGGGGGATTTTGTCAATGCGGAATGGCGCAGCGTTGAAAGTCCGTTTGACCGCTATCTGGCGGGTCAGACTTCAGCCCTGTCAGCACAGCAGCAACAGGGACTGGAGCTGTTTTACGGGACCGCAAATTGCGCGGCCTGTCACAGCGGGCCGTTTCTCACTGATCAGAAGTTCTACGCCATTGCGATGCCGCAGATCGGACCGGGAAAGGTGCCCAGACTACAGGCCCTGCGCTATGACCGGGGCCGCGCCGGTGCGACCAACCGGATTGAGGATCGTTACAAATTTCGCACTCCGAGCCTGCGCAATGTCGCCCTGACCGCTCCCTATGGCCACTCCGGGGCATTTGCCACGCTGGGTGGCATTGTCCGGCACCATCTGGATCCGACGGCCAGTTTTAACCAGTATTCTCTCGGTTTGATCTCCCTGCCAGCGCATCCCAAACTGTCCCGGGAAGACGGTTTCATCATGCAGGACAGGCGCGAGCGCCGCCGCATTCTCAAGGCCAATGTGCTGAAGCCGGTCCGGCTCGATGAGGCGCAGATCGGCGCGCTGGTCGCATTTCTTGAAAGCCTGACAGATCCCGCGTCAGTGGCCGGGCGTCTGGGTATTCCGCAAGCCGTCCCAAGTGGACTGCCGGTCGACTGACCGACACGTCGTCTAATTTGCAGTCCGCGTCATTTCAAACCGCTCGGCAATACTGCCGTCTGCCCGGTTGATGACCAGAACAGTGTAGCTGTCTGGTCCGTTTTCAAAACTGGCTACCAATTGTCCGCGGGACAGGCTGACATCAATCAGCACGCCGAGGTCCGACGGCAACGCCAGACTGGCTGCCACATCCGGCAGCGCGGTACTGATTTCAGCCCGGTCAGCATCATTGCTTTCGCTTGTCTGTGTGATGCGGTAATACAGCGCTCCCATCACAGCGACAAAGCCAAGCAACATTATGAGACTGGACCCCATCAGCAATCGCCGCAGCTTCCGCTGCACCCTTTCGACCGCCGGGTCGAGTGGTTTCTCATCATCACTGTCAAAAGAATCGTTTTGAGCCATGGCCGAAGAAATGTCCAATGCACCGTCTGAGCGGCTTGAGTTTACAGTTGAAGCGCCAGAAACCGGACAGAGGCTGGATGCGATCATTGCTGCGAAAGCGGGACGCCTGTCCCGAAGCCGCTTCAAGACCCTGATCAAGCAAGGCTGCGTGCGCGTGAGCGGGCAAGTGGTAGACGCGCCGAATGCCCGTGTCAACGCAGGCGACGTTCTGTCCATCGCCATGCCCCAGGTCGAGGACCCTGAGCCCAAGGGCGAGGATATTCCACTGTCAATCCTGTTCGAAGATGATCATCTGATTGTCATCGACAAACCCGCCGGACTGGTGGTTCACCCCGGCCCTGGAAACTGGAACGGAACGCTCGTCAATGCGCTGATCCATCTTTGCGGCGACAGTCTTTCCGGCATCGGCGGTGTGCGCCGACCGGGAATTGTTCACCGGCTCGACAAGGACACAAGTGGCGTTATGGTGGTGGCGAAAACCGATGATGCGCATCTCGGCCTGACCCGGCAATTCGCCGATCACGGGCGCACCAACCAGCTGGAACGTGCCTATCAGGCGCTGGTCTGGGGCGCTCTTGAGCCGGCCAAGGGGACAGTCGATGCCCCGATTGCACGCTCCGACAATAACCGGCTCAAGATGGGTGTGGTCAAACGTCGCGATGAAACGGATGAACGCGGCAAGGATGCGATTACACATTTCCAGGTGATGAAACGCTATTTCACCCAGGATGGCGCCCCGACAGCCTGCCTGGTTGAATGCCGTCTGGAAACCGGGCGAACCCACCAGATCCGGGTCCACATGGCCCATATCGGTCATCCGCTGGTCGGGGATGATGTGTATGGATCAGGCTTCAAGACCAAGTCCGCCATTTTGGGGGACGCCGCCGAAAAGGCTGTTCATAGATTCCGCCGACAGGCACTGTTTGCCGCGATGCTGCAATTTGAACACCCGGTCACCGGCGAGATTCTGCGCTTTGAGACGGATCTGCCAAATGATTTTGCCGCCCTCATCAAGGCGTTCAACCAGTTTGAGTCAACACCGGCACGAGCGCGAACATGACTTTATCGTAATTTAACGATAAAGGTTATGTTTTCTCGCCTTAATGTGACTATATAGTCATAAGGAGCGCTGTGCTTAACGGTGGACTGCCGGGCAGCGCACAACGTCTTGCCGGAAACCGGAAGACAAAAGAAGAAGACAAGAAAACAAAGGGGTGCTTTATGGCCCGGGCTGTTGTAGCGACAGGAAATGTCCCGTCTGTACCATCATCGGAAGGCGGATTGTCGCGTTATCTCGCGGATATCCGCAAATACCCGATGCTGGAACCTAATCAGGAATACATGCTCGCGAAACGCTTTCTGGAGCATGATGATCGTGATGCGGCCGAGCAACTGGTCACCAGCCATTTGCGTCTGGTTGCCAAAATCGCCATGGGTTATCGCGGTTACGGCCTGCCGATTGGCGAAGTGATTTCCGAAGGCAATGTTGGCTTGATGCAAGCCGTCAAGAAGTTCGATCCCGAACGCGGCTTCCGCCTTGCGACCTATGCGATGTGGTGGATCAAAGCCTCAATCCAGGAATATGTCTTGCGGTCCTGGTCCCTCGTCAAGATGGGAACCACTGCCAATCAGAAACGGCTGTTTTTCAATCTGCGCAAGATGAAGAGCCAGATTCAGGCTCTGGAAGATGGCGATCTCAACCACGAACAGGTGCAGAAGATAGCCACCAAGCTTGGCGTGTCGGTTGAGGAAGTCCATTCCATGAACCGGCGTCTGTCGGGCGATGCTTCGCTGAACTCGCCGCTGCGCGCGGATGACGGAACCGGCGAATGGCAGGATTGGCTCGTCGATGAGAGTGACAGTCAGGAATCCATCGTTGCCGACCAGCAGGAACTGGAACAGCGCCGCGTCATGCTGAAATCAGCCATGGAAACACTCAACGACCGTGAGCGCCGCATCTTTCAGGCGCGCCGCCTGTCGGAAGACCCGATCACGCTTGAAGATCTGTCCGTCGAATTTGGTGTCAGCCGTGAGCGGGTGCGCCAGATCGAGGTTCGCGCTTTCGAAAAAGTTCAAAAGTCGATGCAGACGGCAGCCCTTGAAGCGGCTCGTGGGCGCACTGCACAGCTTGAAGCGCATACCAGCTAGCGCCTCTCTGATCTAGCGCCTGGCTGAAATGGAATAACTGACCCGCGCCGGATTCCTTGCGCGGGTTTTGTTTGAGCCCGCTACAACGACGCTGCCCCAACAAGACAAATCTGTAATTCCCGGAACATGACTTTGCCCAAACTCACACTCTTCGACCTTGACGGAACGCTTGTGGACAGCGAGGTTCTGGCCAATCAGGTGCTGGTGGAGGTACTCGCCGAACACGGCCTGATCTTCTCGCTTCAGCAAGCGGTTGAGCGGTTCCGCGGCGGAAAAATGGCTGAGAGCATTGCCGAGGTCGAGGCCTATTTCGCCTGCAAACTGCCAGACAATTTTATTCCCGATTTGCGGCAGAAAACCGCGCTCGCATTTCAGGAAAAGCTCCAGCCGATTGATGGTGCTGTCGATCTGGTACGCTCCGTCAGTTCACAAATCTGCATCGCCTCCAATGGGCCGCCTGAGAAAATCCGTCTCAGCCTTTCCCTGACCGGTCTGCAACCCTATTTTGGCGACCGTCTGTTCAGCGCCTATGACGTTCAGGCCTGGAAGCCTGATCCGGAGCTTTTTCTCAGCGCCGCCAGAACACTGGGCGTGCATCCGGCTGATTGTGCTGTTGTAGAGGACAGCCTGCCGGGAATTCATGGTGGACTGGCCGCCGGTATGCAGGTCTTCGCCTATTTTCCCGATGCAGAAACGCCGCCCCTGCCCGATGCGGTGATCGTGGTGAAGCACTTGTCAGAATTGCAAGCTCATTTGTAACCCGGTTGTACGATGCCGCTCTCCTCTTGAAGTTGTGCCCATAAGCGCTACCATCTAGTCAGGTACAAAGGAGAACCAAGTGACCCAAACCCGTCGTGAATTTCTGTCCAGCTCGGCAATAGTCGTGGCAGGTATTACTTTGCTGCCATACGCCGCACGCGCTGCAAGCCACTCCAGTGATGCTTTTGCCACCGATGCAGGTGATATTACTGTGCATCCCGTCAATCACGCTTCCTTTGTCATGGAAACGCCGGTCGGTGTGATCTATTGCGACCCTGTCGGCGAGCCGTCCATCTATGCCGATTTGCTGCCGGCCGATCTCATTCTGCTGACCCATGAACATGGTGACCATTACAAGCCGGACACGCTGGCCGCCCTCACCGGCGACGACACGAAGTTGATAACCAACCCGGCGGTCTATGCCATGCTGAGCGATGATCTGAAGGGCAGAGCCACTCAGATCGCGAATGGCGAGGCGACAACTTACGAAAGCCTCAGCATTGACGCGATTCCGGCCTATAACACCACGCAAGATCGGCTTCAGTTTCATCCCAAGGGACGCGACAATGGTTATGTTCTCGGATTTGAAGGGTTCCGGATCTATATTTCCGGTGATACCGAGGATATCCCGGAAATGCGGGCACTGGAAAACATTGATGTGGCTTTCGTCTGCATGAATCTTCCCTTCACCATGGATGCAGAGGCCGCAGCATCGGCAGTTGCCGAATTCAAGCCAAAATATGTCTATCCCTACCATTATCGCGGACGCGACGGCGGCACACAGAATCCGGAGAATTTTGCCAAACTCGTCGGCGCTGCGGCAGAGGTCAGACTGGGCGGCTGGTACAGCTGATTTGAGACACGACGCCCTTGTAAACGCTACAGCTCGGATGGCGGGCGCTTGTACCTGTGCGCCCGCCACCTGTCACTGAATCAGACTGCCAATGGAGCGATGAGATGCTGCTGGATACACCACTATGCGATTTCGGCTGGAAGGCACCCGACTTCACGCTTTCCGACCCTGATGGCAAGAGCCACTCATTGACGAATGCGATGGGCGGAAACGGGCTGTTGATTGCCTTCATTTGCAATCATTGCCCTTATGTCCTTGCCGTGATCGACCGGCTTGTTGCAGATGCGCGGACCCTGCAACAGGAGAGCGTCGGCGTGCTCGCGATCATGTCAAATGACTATCGCCATGTTCCCGCCGACAGCCCGGCCCAAATGAAGCTGTTTGCAGAAAAACACAATTTCACATTTCCCTATCTGGTGGATCAGGACCAGAGCGTCGGCCGCGCTTATGACGCTGTCTGCACACCGGATTTCTTCGGCTTCAACAACAAGTCGGAACTGCAATATCGCGGCCGCCTTGATGATACCGGCATGGGCAACTCCGGCAACCGCACGCCGGAATTGCTGAACGCCATGCGTCAGATTGCAAAGACCGGCAACGGGCCGCAGCAGCAAATGCCATCGATGGGGTGTTCCATCAAATGGCGCTGATCAGTTCAGCGGTCTGGCAATGCGTGCCATATCCGGCACTTCATCAATCAGGCCGCGCTCTTTCATGAAGGCTGCAAAGCGTTCATAGCGTGCCTTGTCGAACGCAAGCGGACGCTTGGCAAAGCGCGGCAGCGTATCGAACCAGGCCCTGCGGTTCAGCTCATCATCCAACTCGGGATAGGCCTTGACGAACAGCGCCAGCGCCTCCTCCGGATGGTTGGTCAGATAGATCGTGGCCGCCTCCACAGCATTCATAAATTTGCGGAAACGCGGATCGCCAGTCTTGTCCATATGGGCAATCAGGATCAGTTCATCATAGACCGGCACACCGTGTTCTTCGGGATAAAACGCTCTGCCCGGCCGCTCAACCAGATCCATTTGATTCAGTTCAAAATTGCGAAACGCACCGATGACCGCATCGACATTGCCGCTGATCAGCGAAGGTGACAGGGAGAAATTCACATTCACCAATTCCACATCATCAAGGCTGAGCCCGACACCCTGAAGCATCGCCCCGAGCAGTGCATCTTCAAAGCCACCGACCGAAAAGCCGACCTTTTTGCCCTTCAGATCCGACAGCGACTGGATGGGACCGTCTGCCAGCACCACCAGGGCATTCAGCGGTGTTTCCACCAATGTCCCGATCCAGGCCACCGGCAGTCCTTCCTTGATCTGCAGATGCAGGCTGGGCTGATAGGAAATTGCAATATCGCCCTGCCCGGCCGCCACCAGCCTTGGCGGCGCTGAGGGATCAGCCGGGGCGACTAAAGTCACATCCAGCCCTTCGCGCGCAAACAGTCCGAGTTCCTGGGCAATGATCAGCGGTGCATGATCCGGATTGACGAACCAGTCGAGCAGTACGGTCAACTTTTCCTGAGCCTGCGCACTGGCAATGCCGGCAAGAACAATAAAAACACTGAGAAAAAAACGCATGAGACATATCCTGTTCAGGTGGAGGTAAAAACGCCTGGTTGATTTTCCGGCATCCAGAAAACCAGCCGCCGTGTCAGTTGATCGGTTCCGATGCGCAACACCACAACGAACACCGCAAGTATGAAAAGCGCCGCAAACATCAGATCTGTCTGCATCCGCCCATTGGCGTGCAGCATGACAAATCCAAGACCGGCGGAAGACCCGACCCACTCGCCAACAACGGCGCCGATTGGCGCCAGACTGGCACCAACACGCAGGCCCGAGGACAGCGAGGGCAACGCGGATGGCAGCCGCAAATGGAGCAGGCTCTGCAGCGGGCTTGCCCCGGCAATTCGCCCCAGATCCAGCAAATCGGGGTCCGTGCGCCGCAGACCATCGAAAAACGCTGAGGTGATGGGAAAATAGATAATCAGTGTTGCCATGATGATCTTGGAGGCCAGGCCAAAACCGAACCACAGCACCAGCAGCGGAGCGATGGCAAATACCGGCAACGCCTGGGTTGCCAGCACTACCGGAAATACCAGCCGCGCAGCGGAAGCAGACAGTGCCATGCCAAGACCGGTCACAACGCCCAGCACAAGGCCGAGCACTAGACCT from Pararhizobium sp. IMCC3301 includes the following:
- a CDS encoding DUF1134 domain-containing protein, giving the protein MPQTNTPQTNTPLSETYSSNEIVNAGHQFFGDVSGGLASVVERAFQNYGLPNAYILGEEGSGAIIGGLVYGEGLMYTKGAGNHKVFFQGPSIGWDFGGNASRVMMLVYNLPTVDYAYQRFGGVNGSAYIVGGVGMTVLANNNIIIVPVRAGIGARLGLNIGYLKFTPQATWNPF
- a CDS encoding cytochrome-c peroxidase; this encodes MSDKCASCLCVFLLGIGSVLAAIVSAGAEEHSTARLPVPVTETMFRPFDPARALLGRMLFYDPIISGNRNISCATCHNPEAAGGDGLPLGIGEGGSGIGSKRTVGTGGNLIRRRVPRNSPALFNLGATEFTALFYDGRLEADSKDPSGFDTPADEDTPLGLNGILAAQALFPLTSQTEMAGQATENDIGRAMEDIYGNPWNSVWAKVEDRLRSIDTYLPLFQAAYPDIKTAADISIVHYANAVGDFVNAEWRSVESPFDRYLAGQTSALSAQQQQGLELFYGTANCAACHSGPFLTDQKFYAIAMPQIGPGKVPRLQALRYDRGRAGATNRIEDRYKFRTPSLRNVALTAPYGHSGAFATLGGIVRHHLDPTASFNQYSLGLISLPAHPKLSREDGFIMQDRRERRRILKANVLKPVRLDEAQIGALVAFLESLTDPASVAGRLGIPQAVPSGLPVD
- a CDS encoding RluA family pseudouridine synthase — translated: MSNAPSERLEFTVEAPETGQRLDAIIAAKAGRLSRSRFKTLIKQGCVRVSGQVVDAPNARVNAGDVLSIAMPQVEDPEPKGEDIPLSILFEDDHLIVIDKPAGLVVHPGPGNWNGTLVNALIHLCGDSLSGIGGVRRPGIVHRLDKDTSGVMVVAKTDDAHLGLTRQFADHGRTNQLERAYQALVWGALEPAKGTVDAPIARSDNNRLKMGVVKRRDETDERGKDAITHFQVMKRYFTQDGAPTACLVECRLETGRTHQIRVHMAHIGHPLVGDDVYGSGFKTKSAILGDAAEKAVHRFRRQALFAAMLQFEHPVTGEILRFETDLPNDFAALIKAFNQFESTPARART
- the rpoH gene encoding RNA polymerase sigma factor RpoH, which translates into the protein MARAVVATGNVPSVPSSEGGLSRYLADIRKYPMLEPNQEYMLAKRFLEHDDRDAAEQLVTSHLRLVAKIAMGYRGYGLPIGEVISEGNVGLMQAVKKFDPERGFRLATYAMWWIKASIQEYVLRSWSLVKMGTTANQKRLFFNLRKMKSQIQALEDGDLNHEQVQKIATKLGVSVEEVHSMNRRLSGDASLNSPLRADDGTGEWQDWLVDESDSQESIVADQQELEQRRVMLKSAMETLNDRERRIFQARRLSEDPITLEDLSVEFGVSRERVRQIEVRAFEKVQKSMQTAALEAARGRTAQLEAHTS
- a CDS encoding HAD-IA family hydrolase, whose product is MPKLTLFDLDGTLVDSEVLANQVLVEVLAEHGLIFSLQQAVERFRGGKMAESIAEVEAYFACKLPDNFIPDLRQKTALAFQEKLQPIDGAVDLVRSVSSQICIASNGPPEKIRLSLSLTGLQPYFGDRLFSAYDVQAWKPDPELFLSAARTLGVHPADCAVVEDSLPGIHGGLAAGMQVFAYFPDAETPPLPDAVIVVKHLSELQAHL
- a CDS encoding MBL fold metallo-hydrolase produces the protein MTQTRREFLSSSAIVVAGITLLPYAARAASHSSDAFATDAGDITVHPVNHASFVMETPVGVIYCDPVGEPSIYADLLPADLILLTHEHGDHYKPDTLAALTGDDTKLITNPAVYAMLSDDLKGRATQIANGEATTYESLSIDAIPAYNTTQDRLQFHPKGRDNGYVLGFEGFRIYISGDTEDIPEMRALENIDVAFVCMNLPFTMDAEAAASAVAEFKPKYVYPYHYRGRDGGTQNPENFAKLVGAAAEVRLGGWYS
- a CDS encoding thioredoxin family protein, giving the protein MLLDTPLCDFGWKAPDFTLSDPDGKSHSLTNAMGGNGLLIAFICNHCPYVLAVIDRLVADARTLQQESVGVLAIMSNDYRHVPADSPAQMKLFAEKHNFTFPYLVDQDQSVGRAYDAVCTPDFFGFNNKSELQYRGRLDDTGMGNSGNRTPELLNAMRQIAKTGNGPQQQMPSMGCSIKWR
- a CDS encoding ABC transporter substrate-binding protein, yielding MRFFLSVFIVLAGIASAQAQEKLTVLLDWFVNPDHAPLIIAQELGLFAREGLDVTLVAPADPSAPPRLVAAGQGDIAISYQPSLHLQIKEGLPVAWIGTLVETPLNALVVLADGPIQSLSDLKGKKVGFSVGGFEDALLGAMLQGVGLSLDDVELVNVNFSLSPSLISGNVDAVIGAFRNFELNQMDLVERPGRAFYPEEHGVPVYDELILIAHMDKTGDPRFRKFMNAVEAATIYLTNHPEEALALFVKAYPELDDELNRRAWFDTLPRFAKRPLAFDKARYERFAAFMKERGLIDEVPDMARIARPLN
- a CDS encoding ABC transporter permease, translating into MVLNLDGPSRVTRQFFNFKVRQTGVKTGVQAWAQNAFARLLRAIAIAIVLVAAWQAIVSVFDLPPFVLPGPFQVMASLYNNFSYLLGHAAITASEILIGLVLGLVLGVVTGLGMALSASAARLVFPVVLATQALPVFAIAPLLVLWFGFGLASKIIMATLIIYFPITSAFFDGLRRTDPDLLDLGRIAGASPLQSLLHLRLPSALPSLSSGLRVGASLAPIGAVVGEWVGSSAGLGFVMLHANGRMQTDLMFAALFILAVFVVVLRIGTDQLTRRLVFWMPENQPGVFTST